The Geminocystis sp. M7585_C2015_104 genome contains a region encoding:
- the radA gene encoding DNA repair protein RadA, translating into MGKPKTIWICINCGAEYGQWYGKCSNCGRYNTLEERIVETNGSLFNRGGWQSHSRPALQGDTTLAKPRYAVPFSKIKKEEYPRMSSGYRELDRVLGGGIVPGSLILIGGDPGIGKSTLLLQTANQLARRYPRILYVSAEESEQQVKLRASRLGVGVIEDSENHKPHGTTEIKGNDSSAANLYVLAETDLEEILRELESLKPQVAIIDSIQTLHFATLNSAPGSVSQVRECTSALMQVAKRENITLFIVGHVTKEGIIAGPRVLEHLVDTVLYFEGDRYASHRLLRSVKNRFGATHEIGIFEMVDHGLDEVANPSQLFLSSRDELAPGTATIVACEGTRCLVVELQALVSPTSYTAPRRSATGVDYNRLVQVLAVLEKRLGIPLSKLDAYVSSVGGLTVEEPAADLGMAIAIVASFRDRVVDPYTVIIGEVGLGGQVRLVSQMELRLREAAKLGFKRAIVPKGQSYPSDLGLEIHCVGKLMEAIVLAIPNNP; encoded by the coding sequence ATGGGCAAACCAAAGACAATTTGGATTTGTATCAACTGCGGTGCGGAATACGGCCAGTGGTATGGCAAGTGTTCCAACTGTGGACGATATAACACTTTGGAAGAAAGAATAGTCGAAACCAATGGCAGTCTCTTCAACCGCGGGGGATGGCAATCTCATTCTCGTCCTGCATTACAGGGTGATACAACCTTAGCTAAACCGAGATACGCAGTGCCCTTTTCAAAAATCAAGAAGGAAGAATATCCCCGCATGAGTTCGGGGTATCGGGAATTGGATCGTGTCCTGGGAGGAGGTATAGTGCCGGGATCCCTTATACTCATAGGAGGAGATCCGGGTATTGGTAAATCCACCCTCCTGTTACAAACAGCAAACCAACTAGCCCGTCGTTATCCTCGTATTCTCTACGTTTCTGCCGAAGAATCTGAACAACAAGTCAAACTTAGGGCTTCCCGTCTCGGGGTGGGAGTGATAGAAGACAGTGAAAACCACAAACCTCATGGTACAACAGAAATCAAAGGTAATGACAGCAGTGCTGCCAACCTGTATGTGTTAGCAGAAACGGATTTGGAGGAAATTTTAAGAGAGTTGGAGTCCCTAAAACCACAAGTGGCAATCATCGACAGCATTCAAACCCTACACTTTGCCACCCTCAATTCAGCACCAGGATCAGTTTCTCAGGTGAGAGAATGTACTTCTGCCCTCATGCAGGTGGCTAAACGGGAGAATATCACCCTTTTTATTGTGGGACATGTTACCAAAGAGGGCATTATTGCAGGCCCTAGAGTTTTAGAACATCTTGTGGACACTGTACTTTATTTTGAGGGGGACCGTTATGCTTCCCATCGTTTGTTAAGATCTGTTAAGAACCGTTTTGGGGCTACCCACGAAATAGGTATTTTTGAAATGGTGGACCATGGCCTAGACGAGGTAGCCAACCCCTCCCAACTGTTTTTGAGTAGCCGGGATGAATTAGCTCCTGGGACTGCTACCATTGTCGCCTGTGAAGGTACAAGGTGTTTGGTGGTGGAACTACAGGCCTTAGTGAGTCCAACCAGTTATACTGCCCCTCGTCGTTCTGCCACGGGTGTGGACTATAATCGTCTAGTACAGGTGTTGGCAGTGTTGGAAAAACGGTTGGGTATCCCTTTGTCTAAGCTGGATGCCTATGTTTCCTCGGTGGGGGGGTTGACGGTAGAGGAGCCGGCCGCTGATTTGGGGATGGCCATTGCTATTGTGGCCAGTTTTCGCGATCGTGTAGTAGATCCGTATACAGTTATAATAGGGGAAGTAGGGTTGGGAGGACAAGTAAGACTGGTATCCCAGATGGAGTTGAGACTAAGGGAGGCAGCCAAATTGGGGTTTAAAAGGGCAATTGTGCCCAAAGGTCAAAGCTATCCCTCCGACTTAGGTTTAGAAATCCACTGTGTAGGCAAACTGATGGAGGCCATCGTTTTGGCTATTCCTAACAACCCCTGA